From a single Pseudomonadota bacterium genomic region:
- a CDS encoding PilZ domain-containing protein, which produces MPASRTPQKAQSDRKIPTMFEETVLVTPATAWLQVLRNDSWDPASVTVLAVHTDGQGVRLDSPIPLPRGTKVMVNVNLRPSEAVHLQGVVHVTRKSGSGSMATLRFEHQTEADRKTLAAFAAAAPPTEQPTEPTTEKRRYKRFVKSVPVQYQLLRADGEIIPGEGQMMTLDIGGGGMKIRVDQKLEMGDLAYLHLPLDSVPFFSLGRVIWIEDSRVPDRWVAGLQFVDLSESEQSRLNSLLATAR; this is translated from the coding sequence ATGCCCGCATCCCGCACCCCCCAGAAGGCACAGAGCGATCGCAAGATCCCCACGATGTTCGAGGAGACGGTTCTCGTAACCCCCGCGACCGCCTGGCTGCAGGTCCTGCGCAACGACTCGTGGGACCCTGCCAGCGTGACGGTGCTCGCCGTGCACACAGACGGCCAGGGCGTTCGTCTCGACAGCCCCATCCCGCTGCCGCGCGGAACCAAGGTCATGGTGAACGTCAATCTTCGCCCCTCCGAGGCCGTTCATCTTCAGGGCGTGGTCCACGTCACCCGCAAGAGCGGAAGCGGGTCGATGGCAACGCTTCGCTTCGAGCACCAGACCGAAGCCGACCGCAAAACCCTCGCGGCGTTTGCCGCCGCGGCGCCGCCAACCGAGCAGCCCACCGAGCCCACGACGGAGAAGCGGCGATATAAACGCTTCGTCAAGAGCGTGCCGGTCCAGTACCAGCTGCTGCGCGCCGACGGTGAGATCATCCCGGGAGAGGGTCAGATGATGACCCTCGACATCGGGGGAGGCGGCATGAAGATCCGGGTCGACCAGAAGCTGGAGATGGGCGACCTGGCCTATCTGCACCTTCCCCTCGACTCCGTCCCGTTCTTCAGCCTTGGGCGCGTCATCTGGATCGAGGACTCGCGGGTTCCGGATCGGTGGGTCGCAGGCCTGCAGTTCGTCGATCTGAGCGAGTCAGAGCAGTCGCGCCTCAACAGCCTGCTCGCGACGGCACGGTAG
- a CDS encoding ATP-dependent Clp protease adaptor ClpS: MTTTPCTPVIEPALETPADPWAKVRNQPPYHVVLLDDNDHSYEYVIEMLMRLFGHSPMDAYGMAVEVDMSGRVIVLTTTLERAELERDRIHAYGADPRIPRCKGSMSAIIEPAGD; the protein is encoded by the coding sequence ATGACGACTACACCCTGCACGCCCGTCATCGAGCCCGCCCTGGAGACTCCCGCCGACCCCTGGGCGAAGGTGCGCAACCAGCCGCCCTATCACGTGGTGCTCCTCGATGACAACGATCACTCCTACGAGTACGTCATCGAGATGCTGATGCGCCTCTTCGGGCACTCTCCGATGGACGCCTACGGCATGGCGGTGGAGGTCGACATGAGCGGGCGGGTGATCGTGCTCACCACCACCCTCGAGCGCGCGGAGCTGGAGCGCGACCGCATCCACGCCTACGGAGCCGACCCGCGCATCCCGCGGTGCAAAGGCTCCATGAGCGCGATCATCGAACCCGCCGGCGACTGA